In Phaseolus vulgaris cultivar G19833 chromosome 10, P. vulgaris v2.0, whole genome shotgun sequence, a single genomic region encodes these proteins:
- the LOC137818984 gene encoding transcription termination factor MTEF18, mitochondrial, whose amino-acid sequence MSLHRHVCNSSKLSKIPWKYKKFAIAQGQKSLTDYLHATRCIPYAFADQISKNSNTALINLITKLTSFSPPHYPHNLNKFLRYNPINEFEFFFESIGIHPSKFPSLFPQNKFFFSEDGTLLDAACVLSEFGFPWDKLGVLYVESGCVFNWGASELKGRLCGFKKYGFCNMQVVGICLAFPFVFDGQKGVEVEALFCDLRLLFGKFGLAGCVEEKGNGVDDWVGVCRKIRLFYELNGGKNIGEFIGGNNGVGVGVIVEHGEEELVQAIEYFCRFGAKKEDVARLIVNGPELLELELKTGMVNVMKLLKHFGISSNGVDIVRRDSAHVLGTVKMCNLPNVMRALGLHEWFFEKIKDGNHSLLVSFVASNPNVVRDKGYLDFLKTIQVSRTPTHNMSKLNFLHAIGFGENALTMNIFSYMHGTSDELQRRFDCLLHLGIEFSKVCKMITIHPKILSQNPESLEQKINFLCQEMGHSLENLVTFPSFLCFDLENRIKPRHRFHSWIMEKGLSSKRYSIASMVATSNRNFVARAFKIHPAAPKHWFEQFYL is encoded by the coding sequence ATGTCTCTCCACCGCCATGTTTGCAACAGCTCAAAGCTATCAAAGATCCCTTGGAAGTACAAGAAGTTCGCCATAGCACAGGGCCAGAAGTCTCTCACTGATTATCTCCACGCCACGCGCTGCATTCCTTACGCCTTCGCTGATCAAATCTCCAAGAATTCCAACACTGCCCTCATTAACCTCATCACCAAGCTCACTTCTTTCTCCCCTCCCCACTATCCCCACAACCTCAACAAGTTCCTCAGGTACAACCCCATCAACGAATTTGAATTCTTCTTTGAGAGCATTGGCATACACCCCTCCAAGTTCCCCTCTTTGTTTCCCCAGAACAAGTTCTTCTTTTCAGAAGATGGGACCCTTTTGGATGCTGCTTGTGTTCTCAGCGAATTTGGGTTTCCCTGGGACAAGCTTGGGGTGCTGTATGTGGAGAGTGGGTGTGTGTTCAACTGGGGCGCTTCTGAGTTGAAGGGTAGGCTTTGTGGGTTCAAAAAGTATGGTTTTTGCAATATGCAGGTTGTGGGGATATGCCTGGCTTTCCCCTTTGTGTTTGATGGCCAGAAGGGTGTTGAGGTTGAGGCTTTGTTTTGTGATCTGAGGTTGCTTTTTGGGAAGTTTGGTTTGGCTGGGTGTGTTGAAGAGAAGGGGAATGGTGTGGATGATTGGGTTGGGGTGTGTAGGAAGATAAGGTTGTTTTATGAATTGAATGGAGGGAAGAACATAGGGGAGTTCATTGGAGGGAACAATGGTGTTGGGGTAGGTGTTATTGTTGAGCACGGGGAAGAGGAGTTGGTTCAAGCAATTGAGTATTTTTGTAGGTTTGGTGCAAAGAAAGAGGACGTGGCACGCTTGATTGTAAATGGACCGGAATTGTTGGAGCTTGAATTGAAGACGGGGATGGTCAATGTGATGAAGCTGTTGAAACACTTTGGAATCAGTTCCAATGGTGTTGATATTGTTAGGAGGGATTCGGCTCATGTGTTGGGGACAGTCAAGATGTGTAATCTGCCAAATGTGATGAGAGCTTTGGGTTTACATGAGTGGTTCTTTGAGAAGATTAAGGATGGGAATCATAGTTTGTTGGTTAGTTTTGTCGCGAGCAATCCCAATGTTGTACGAGATAAAGGTTATCTAGATTTTTTGAAGACTATTCAGGTGTCAAGAACTCCAACTCACAATATGAGTAAGTTGAACTTCTTGCATGCCATTGGCTTTGGAGAAAATGCTCTGACCATGAATATTTTCTCTTATATGCATGGAACAAGTGATGAGTTACAAAGGAGATTTGATTGCCTTCTACATCTTGGTATTGAGTTTTCAAAGGTGTGTAAGATGATCACAATTCATCCCAAGATTCTTAGCCAAAACCCTGAAAGTTTGGAGCAAAAGATTAATTTCTTGTGTCAGGAAATGGGACACTCATTGGAGAATTTGGTCACTTTTCCATCATTCTTGTGCTTTGACTTAGAGAATCGCATTAAGCCTAGGCATAGGTTCCATTCGTGGATTATGGAAAAGGGTCTGTCTTCCAAAAGATATTCCATTGCAAGCATGGTTGCAACAAGCAACAGGAATTTTGTTGCCCGTGCTTTTAAAATCCACCCTGCAGCTCCAAAACATTGGTTTGAGCAATTTTATCTCTGA
- the LOC137819662 gene encoding oxygen-evolving enhancer protein 3, chloroplastic-like yields MAQAMASMAGSLQVSGSTRLHGNRVASVTRAGFTVRAQQQQQQQVSGEAQSSRRAVLSLVAAGLATGSFVQAVLADAKSIKVGPPPPPSGGLPGTLNSDEARDLDLPLKERFFLQPLSPTEAAQRAKESAKEIVAVKKLIEKKAWPYVQNDLRLRAEYLRFDLNTVIAAKPKDEKKSLKELTGKLFQDISNLDHAAKIKSSPEAEKYYAVAISTLNDVLAKLG; encoded by the exons ATGGCTCAAGCAATGGCATCAATGGCAGGAAGCCTTCAAGTGAGTGGCTCCACACGCTTGCATGGCAACAGGGTGGCCTCAGTCACACGTGCAGGGTTCACAGTCAGAGCACaacagcaacaacaacaacaagtgaGTGGTGAGGCACAAAGTAGCCGTAGGGCAGTGCTTTCTCTTGTTGCTGCTGGTTTGGCCACTGGCTCCTTTGTTCAAGCTGTTCTTGCTGATGCCAAATCTATCAAAGTTGGACCTCCTCCCCCACCTTCTGGTGGATTGC CTGGAACATTGAACTCTGATGAAGCAAGAGACCTTGATCTGCCACTGAAAGAAAGGTTCTTCCTTCAACCACTGTCTCCTACTGAGGCTGCACAAAGGGCAAAGGAATCAGCTAAGGAAATTGTTGCTGTGAAGAAGTTAATAGAAAAGAAAGCTTGGCCATATGTTCAGAATGATTTGCGTCTCAGAGCTGAGTATCTGCGGTTTGATCTCAACACTGTCATTGCTGCAAAGCCTAAGGATGAGAAGAAATCACTCAAGGAACTCACTGGCAAGCTCTTCCAGGATATCAGCAAT CTGGATCATGCAGCAAAAATTAAGAGCAGCCCAGAAGCAGAGAAGTACTATGCTGTTGCTATTTCTACTCTGAATGATGTCCTTGCCAAGCTTGGTTAA
- the LOC137819525 gene encoding UPF0481 protein At3g47200-like has product MDSSAATYIAVPETDPQIEHIIDIPKDIQPALHDLCCIYKVPPNLRKLNEGEAYEPVLISIGPFHHNKKPELEPMHKQKQRYFLAFWERVTNKKALVNYKAFLNENIETIKDRYSEPTSLSKEEFVNMILLDSVFIMELFLRKSKKSEQKNDYMFSTPWICKGIQRDLLLLENQLPIFVLEDLCRRVYEVTDHSFLELAFNYFEDYYPHNTTTDQNRDIVKNFSSCSHFTDLVRRFYLPEKVNAKEWMPSKHFTPCSKNECVLKTATKLNEAGVSFEKVKCKSLLDIKFEKIEVLSWFLCLGCLPFSTCVKARFQIPQLKVLQTTECVLRNLIALEQCHYPDQPFMCNYVSLIDLLIHTKEDVELLVDKEIIVHELGCHNELATMINGLCKHVVVDCDYFGKTTGKLNDHYNSGWKRHMGMLRSVYFRDPWRLSSTVVGVVIFLFAIVNFLRVTGFYNPK; this is encoded by the coding sequence ATGGATTCTTCTGCTGCTACCTACATTGCAGTACCTGAGACAGATCCCCAGATAGAACACATAATTGACATTCCTAAAGACATTCAGCCTGCACTGCATGATCTGTGTTGTATTTACAAGGTTCCTCCAAATCTCAGAAAGTTGAATGAAGGGGAAGCCTATGAACCAGTTTTGATCTCAATTGGCCCCTTTCACCACAACAAAAAACCAGAACTAGAGCCAATGCATAAGCAGAAGCAAAGGTATTTTCTAGCTTTCTGGGAACGTGTCACAAACAAAAAGGCTTTGGTCAATTACAAAGCCTTCCTCAATGAAAACATTGAAACCATAAAAGACAGGTATTCAGAGCCAACTAGCCTCAGCAAAGAGGAGTTTGTGAACATGATCTTGCTAGACTCAGTCTTCATCATGGAGCTCTTTCTGAGAAAATCCAAGAAATCTGAACAGAAAAATGATTACATGTTCTCCACACCATGGATTTGCAAAGGCATCCAGAGAGACCTGTTACTCCTTGAAAACCAGCTTCCAATTTTTGTCTTGGAAGATTTATGCAGAAGGGTTTACGAGGTAACCGATCATAGCTTTCTTGAGCTTGCATTTAACTACTTTGAAGATTACTATCCACACAACACAACAACTGATCAAAATCGAGACATTGTCAAGAACTTCTCATCTTGCAGCCACTTCACTGACTTGGTAAGGCGTTTCTACCTTCCAGAAAAAGTTAATGCCAAGGAGTGGATGCCATCAAAACATTTCACTCCTTGCAGCAAAAACGAATGTGTTCTTAAGACTGCAACAAAGTTGAATGAAGCAGGAGTTAGCTTTGAGAAAGTGAAGTGTAAGAGTTTGTTAGACATAAAGTTCGAGAAGATTGAAGTTTTGAGCTGGTTTCTTTGCCTAGGTTGTCTACCATTCTCCACATGTGTGAAAGCTCGTTTCCAAATTCCTCAGTTAAAAGTGCTTCAAACAACAGAATGTGTGCTGAGGAACCTCATTGCCTTGGAGCAGTGCCACTATCCAGACCAACCATTCATGTGCAACTATGTTTCTCTGATTGATTTACTGATTCACACGAAAGAGGATGTGGAGTTGTTGGTGGACAAGGAAATCATTGTCCATGAACTTGGGTGCCACAATGAGTTGGCAACTATGATAAATGGTCTTTGCAAGCATGTGGTGGTGGATTGCGACTATTTTGGCAAAACCACAGGGAAACTCAATGATCACTACAATAGTGGTTGGAAGCGTCATATGGGTATGTTAAGGTCTGTGTATTTCCGTGACCCTTGGAGACTAAGCTCAACTGTTGTAGGAGTTGTTATCTTCTTATTTGCCATTGTTAACTTTCTTCGTGTTACTGGTTTCTATAATCCAAAATAG
- the LOC137819270 gene encoding UPF0481 protein At3g47200-like, with the protein MTSTTSFTALPENKPQIQHIVNIPEQTEPEVHDQCCIYKVPPHLLKLNVEAYTPYFISIGPLHSEKPELKQDKLKQRYFHAFWKRLSHKQCLALSQYKVFLEESKEKIGNSYSKPEVHKNENFVDMILIDSVFIMELFLRKTNKSEQKNDLMFTTSWICKMTQRDLSLLENQLPMFVLEELYTRVILGDGGTKENCLKFTELAFNYFEDYYPHKSSQKVEMIKNCKSCINFTDLIRYTYLPREIQVNMNSSQHFTPCAVECVLRTATKLNEAGVSFETVEGRSYLDIKFEKCPILSWFLCFGCLPFTKCFKCRLQIPHLKVDQVTECILRNLIALEQCHYSDQPFICNYVTLIDSLIHTQDDVELLVDKEIIVHELGSHNELATMINGLCRHVVATSNYYGEITRKLNEHYNCCWKHYMGVLISVYFRDPWRFSSTIVGISVFLFAVVNFLRVIGVFQPKY; encoded by the coding sequence ATGACTTCTACTACTAGTTTTACTGCATTACCTGAAAATAAACCTCAGATTCAGCACATAGTTAACATTCCTGAACAGACTGAGCCTGAGGTGCATGATCAATGTTGCATCTACAAGGTTCCTCCCCATCTCCTGAAACTGAATGTGGAAGCCTATACTCCATATTTCATCTCAATAGGCCCTCTTCACAGTGAGAAGCCAGAGCTAAAGCAGGATAAACTGAAGCAAAGGTATTTTCATGCCTTCTGGAAACGTCTATCTCACAAGCAGTGTTTAGCTTTGTCACAATATAAAGTCTTCCTTGAAGAGAGCAAAGAAAAGATAGGTAACTCTTACTCCAAGCCAGAAGTCCACAAGAATGAAAATTTTGTGGACATGATCCTTATAGACTCGGTCTTCATCATGGAACTGTTTTtgagaaaaacaaacaaatctGAGCAGAAGAATGATTTGATGTTCACCACATCATGGATTTGCAAGATGACTCAACGTGACTTGTCACTGTTAGAAAATCAGCTTCCCATGTTTGTGTTGGAGGAATTGTACACAAGGGTCATCCTTGGAGATGGTGGCACCAAGGAAAACTGTCTCAAGTTCACTGAACTTGCCTTTAACTACTTTGAAGACTATTATCCACACAAGTCCAGTCAAAAGGTGGAGATGATCAAGAATTGTAAATCTTGCATTAACTTCACTGATTTGATCAGATACACCTACCTTCCTAGAGAAATCCAGGTTAATATGAATTCATCACAACATTTCACTCCTTGTGCTGTAGAATGTGTTCTCAGGACTGCAACAAAGTTGAATGAAGCAGGTGTTAGTTTTGAAACAGTTGAAGGTAGGAGCTATTTGGATATAAAGTTTGAGAAATGTCCAATCCTCAGCTGGTTCCTGTGTTTTGGTTGCTTACCATTCACCAAATGTTTCAAATGTCGATTGCAAATACCCCACTTGAAAGTAGACCAGGTGACAGAATGTATACTAAGGAACCTCATTGCTTTGGAGCAGTGCCACTATTCAGACCAGCCTTTCATATGCAACTATGTGACTCTAATTGACTCTTTAATTCACACTCAAGATGATGTGGAACTTTTGGTGGACAAGGAAATAATTGTGCATGAACTTGGAAGCCACAATGAGTTAGCAACTATGATAAATGGTCTTTGCAGGCATGTTGTGGCGACTTCAAATTATTATGGCGAAATCACAAGGAAACTCAATGAACACTACAACTGCTGTTGGAAACACTACATGGGTGTGTTAATATCTGTCTACTTCCGTGATCCTTGGAGATTCAGTTCAACTATTGTGGGAATTTCTGTGTTCTTGTTTGCTGTAGTAAACTTTCTAAGGGTTATTGGTGTGTTTCAACCAAAATATTAA
- the LOC137819272 gene encoding E3 ubiquitin-protein ligase MBR1-like: MNRQRYHFTSESRRGHRFANRHYHHHAPPVQVQEIRAHSHSRRDNMHNHPPRVHSNFHARRDNIHDLSSMAFLPEVVSFRYHHIHMQLDINNMSHEDLLTLGQRIDNVKRGSSEEIIARQMRTKTYLLPNNLEGSTSEEQEINLCIICQDEYKNKEEIGILQCGHEYHADCIRRWLQEKNVCPLCKSKVLVIG, from the exons ATGAATCGCCAAAGATATCACTTTACAAGTGAAAGTAGAAGGGGTCACAGATTTGCCAATCGACACTACCATCATCATGCACCGCCTGTGCAAGTGCAAGAGATCAGAGCTCACTCTCATTCTCGTAGAGACAACATGCACAATCATCCTCCTAGAGTTCACTCCAACTTTCATGCTCGTAGAGACAACATACATGATCTTTCTTCTATGGCCTTTCTTCCGGAAGTTGTTTCATTCCGTTACCATCATATTCATATGCAATTGGACATTAACAACATGTCACATGAG GATCTTCTTACTTTAGGTCAACGGATTGACAACGTAAAGAGGGGTTCGTCAGAAGAAATTATTGCAAGACAAATGCGGACAAAAACTTATCTACTACCTAATAATTTGGAGGGCTCAACTTCTGAGGAACAAGAAATTAATCTTTGCATAATATGTCAG GATGAATATAAGAACAAAGAGGAGATTGGAATTCTTCAATGCGGACATGAATACCATGCAGATTGTATAAGGAGATGGTTACAAGAGAAAAATGTTTGTCCCCTGTGCAAATCAAAAGTATTGGTTATTGGATAG
- the LOC137819663 gene encoding UPF0481 protein At3g47200-like, producing MVHDVASSSSQPKFAEMVKHVIDIGVPEELRLSDRSNLREVNKDAYTPECISIGPIHLGKQGLETMQEYKLRYMKFFWNRVSNEPFMQSYKHYLEDKEQDIRRCYLEKFTDKLPTEKFVDMMLLDAVFIMELFLRNYELKSQSSTHEQKRDDLIMKQFCLARNIARDLILLENQIPFFVLVELYETVVLHNQCKEHHISFVNLALKYFEFYDPHVSSSVENGLICSSKETCKPKSEGNHAHFTDLIRFSYLPTKKQQKEASHILRTATKLQDSGVYFEKGDGKRKLLDITFEKKQILSLCLCLGFLQCMNHFKARFRIPQLKVDHNTECLLRNLIAFEQCHYPEETYICNYVSLIDSLIHTQLDVELLVEKEVIVHELGSHKDVASLVNGLCKHVVTNSSTCYFETINDLNQHYKNKWYHTMASLRLVYFRDLWRASSTVVGIAVLIFAVFQFIRALRLLYKI from the coding sequence ATGGTGCATGATGTTGCTTCTTCCTCATCTCAACCCAAATTTGCTGAGATGGTGAAGCACGTGATCGACATTGGAGTCCCAGAAGAGCTAAGGTTGTCTGACCGTAGCAATCTCCGAGAAGTGAACAAGGATGCTTACACTCCTGAGTGCATCTCAATAGGCCCAATTCACCTCGGAAAACAAGGACTCGAGACAATGCAAGAATACAAGCTAAGATACATGAAATTCTTCTGGAATCGTGTGTCAAACGAACCATTCATGCAGAGCTACAAACACTACCTCGAGGATAAAGAACAAGACATTCGACGATGCTATTTGGAGAAGTTCACTGACAAATTGCCCACAGAGAAATTCGTGGACATGATGCTGTTGGATGCTGTGTTCATCATGGAGCTTTTCTTGAGAAACTATGAGTTGAAATCACAGAGTTCTACGCACGAGCAAAAGCGTGATGATCTCATCATGAAACAGTTCTGCCTCGCCAGGAACATCGCTAGGGACTTGATCCTTCTGGAGAATCAAATACCCTTTTTTGTGCTTGTGGAACTCTATGAAACGGTTGTCCTACATAACCAATGCAAGGAACACCACATTAGCTTTGTTAATCTAGCCTTAAAGTACTTCGAATTCTATGACCCTCACGTGTCTTCTTCTGTTGAAAATGGCCTAATCTGCAGCTCCAAGGAAACTTGTAAACCAAAGAGCGAAGGTAATCATGCACACTTCACTGATCTGATAAGGTTCTCTTACCTTCCCACTAAGAAACAACAAAAGGAAGCTTCTCATATTCTAAGAACCGCAACAAAGTTGCAAGACTCAGGAGTGTACTTCGAGAAAGGTGATGGGAAGAGAAAGCTACTAGACATAACCTTTGAGAAGAAACAAATTCTGAGTTTGTGTCTCTGTTTAGGTTTTTTGCAATGCATGAACCACTTCAAGGCACGTTTTAGGATACCCCAGTTGAAGGTGGATCACAACACTGAATGTCTGTTAAGGAACCTGATTGCCTTTGAGCAGTGCCACTATCCTGAGGAGACTTACATTTGCAACTATGTGTCTCTTATTGACTCTCTTATCCACACTCAGCTTGATGTGGAGTTGCTGGTTGAGAAGGAAGTGATTGTGCATGAGTTGGGGAGTCACAAGGACGTGGCATCTCTTGTCAATGGTTTGTGCAAACATGTGGTGACAAACTCATCAACATGCTACTTTGAGACCATAAATGATCTGAACCAGCATTACAAGAACAAATGGTACCACACCATGGCATCGTTGAGGTTGGTGTACTTTAGGGACCTTTGGAGAGCAAGTTCCACTGTGGTGGGAATTGCTGTGCTCATTTTTGCTGTGTTCCAATTCATACGAGCTCTGCGTCTTCTCTACAAAATCTAA